One genomic window of Mauremys mutica isolate MM-2020 ecotype Southern chromosome 5, ASM2049712v1, whole genome shotgun sequence includes the following:
- the NCAPG gene encoding condensin complex subunit 3: MGAEKKLLQIKDAFEMAQKPHQNHAKLVAALKRTYNQLKDKMVFHEEFVHYLKYPMIIYKREPAVEQVINFAAKFVTSFDQLEKEDGNEEEEENSLLSYLFNFLLESHSANSHAVRLRVCQLVNKLLGSMPENAQIDDDLFDKINEAMLIRLKDKIPNVRLQAVLALARLQDPNDENCPVVNVYNALLENDSSAEVRRAVLSCIAPSAKTLPKIVGRTMDVKEAVRKLAYEVLAEKVHMRALSIAQRVKLLQQGLNDRSDAVKEVVQKKLLQAWLRLTEGDVLELLHRLDVENCPKVAVSVLNAMFSLSPLSDLVQNCKNLDNRKLIPVEDLTAESALYWRSLCEYLKSKGEEGEALMEQILSEPATYADYLLSYLQNMPVLSEEQREDFSCIENLLTKEFIGQQLILIIGCMDTTEEGGRKRLLAVLQEILILPTTSTSLISSLVERLLSILKDDDRRIHTVAEIISEVREPIVTVDTPIDAAEIRKQQLKLAELKVKLLETKEALEECITLQDFNRALVLKEKIRELECIKSDLIKEAEQPEIKEIRVEKNDPETLLKCLLMCYELLKQMALSKEIGPTMNGIIESLILPGITNVHPAVRNMAVLCLGCCALQNKDFASQHLALLLQVLQIDDIKVKRSALKAVFDQLMLFGIETFKAKKDNNSHSEETEIRNRDCEEEETKIKELEEETATVHNLLQLLSSFLDSEFSELRTEAAEGLAKLMFSGRLISAKLLSRLILLWYNPVTEEDTQLRHCLGVFFPLFAYANRTNQECFEEAFLPTLRTLFNAPASSPLAEVDIANVSELLLDLTRPSGLNPQAKKSQDYQDLTVHDSLAVKICNEILIDPTAPDVRIYAKALSSLELSKYFTKDLLVLLDEILEKVKDKLCQRVIEKFKINLSKGNDIDKDCSEVEQETGTTTSEHVNPNEEEKNKKVDQSPVNEHKDYAAAKQKSTRSKATRGQRKVNTGARSVNTRRNRKTVASDSESGDEVPEPVILPSSRPSRRAKTAALEKTRMNLSKLLNVEADD; this comes from the exons ATGGGAGCGGAGAAGAAGCTGCTGCAAATCAAAGATGCGTTCGAGATGGCTCAGAAACCGCATCAGAACCATGCAAAGCTAGTGGCAGCCTTGAAGCGAACCTACAATCAG CTGAAGGATAAGATGGTTTTTCATGAGGAGTTTGTTCATTACCTTAAGTATCCTATGATAATCTACAAGCGGGAACCAGCAGTGGAACAAGTGATAAATTTTGCAGCTAAGTTTGTTACTTCATTTGATCAGCTGGAGAAAGAAGATGGTaatgaggaagaagaagaaaactcACTTCTGAgttatttgtttaattttctgCTTGAG TCTCACAGTGCGAACAGCCATGCTGTTAGACTTCGAGTGTGCCAGCTTGTTAATAAGCTTTTGGGAAGTATGCCAGAAAATGCCCAGATTGATGATGATCTCTTTGATAAAATTAATGAAGCCATGCTAATTAGACTGAAGGATAAGATTCCAAATGTGAGACTCCAAGCTGTACTGGCATTGGCTAGACTTCAGGATCCCAATGATGAGAACTGTCCTGTGGTTAATG tttacaACGCTTTGCTTGAAAATGATTCAAGTGCAGAAGTGAGGCGTGCAGTGTTGTCATGTATTGCCCCATCAGCTAAGACTTTGCCAAAAATTGTAGGCCGCACTATGGATGTAAAAGAGGCTGTCAGGAAACTGGCATATGAG gTTTTGGCAGAAAAAGTTCACATGAGAGCTTTGTCCATAGCTCAGAGAGTAAAACTATTGCAGCAAGGACTGAATGACAGATCTG ATGCTGTTAAGGAGGTGGTGCAGAAGAAACTTCTTCAAGCCTGGTTACGGTTGACTGAGGGGGATGTCCTAGAATTGCTTCACCGGCTGGATGTAGAAAACTGCCCCAAAGTGGCTGTCTCAGTGCTTAATGCCATGTTTTCGTTATCTCCACTTAGTGACTTAGTTCAAAACTGCAAAAACCTTGATAACAG GAAATTGATTCCAGTGGAAGATCTAACTGCTGAGAGTGCTTTATATTGGAGATCCCTTTGTGAGTATCTAAAATCAAAAGGGGAAGAAGGTGAAGCTTTGATGGAGCAGATTTTGTCAGAACCTGCCACATATGCAGATTATCTATTGAg TTACCTTCAGAACATGCCAGTTCTGAGTGAAGAACAAAGGGAAGATTTTTCCTGTATTGAAAACTTGCTGACAAAAGAATTTATAGGTCAGCAGTTGATTCTTATTATAGGCTGCATGGATACTACTGAAGAGGGAGGAAG gaAGCGTTTACTGGCCGTCTTGCAGGAGATTCTTATTCTCCCTACTACTTCAACATCCCTTATATCTTCCCTTGTCGAGAGATTGCTCAGCATTCTCAAAGATGATGACAGGAGAATTCATACT GTTGCAGAAATTATCTCAGAGGTTCGTGAGCCCATTGTAACAGTTGACACTCCTATAGATGCAGCTGAAATAAGAAAGCAACAACTTAAG CTGGCTGAATTAAAAGTGAAACTTTTGGAAACAAAAGAAGCTTTGGAGGAATGTATTACTCTGCAGGATTTTAATCGTGCATTGGTGTTAAAAGAGAAAATAAGAGAGCTGGAATGCATCAAGAGTGATCTGATAAAAGAAGCAGAACAGCCTGAAATTAAAGAAATACGCGTGGAGAAG AATGATCCTGAAACACTCCTGAAGTGTTTACTGATGTGTTATGAACTCCTCAAGCAGATGGCCCTTTCTAAAGAAATAGGCCCAACAATGAATGGGATCATTGAATCCTTG ataCTTCCTGGAATAACTAATGTCCATCCAGCTGTAAGAAACATGGCAGTTTTATGTTTGGGTTGCTGTGCCCTGCAGAACAAAGACTTTGCTAGTCAACACCTTGCATTGCTGCTACAG GTTTTACAAATTGATGATATTAAGGTAAAGCGAAGTGCTTTAAAGGCAGTCTTTGACCAGCTGATGTTATTTGGGATAGAAACATTCAAAGCAAAAAAAGACAATAATTCTCACAGTGAAGAAACAGAGATTAGAAATAGAGATTGTGAAGAGGAGGAGACTAAAATAAAAGAGTTGGAAGAAGAGACTGCCACTGTTCACAACCTCCTACAACTTCTTTCCAGTTTCTTAGACAGCGAG TTTTCAGAACTCAGGACAGAAGCTGCGGAAGGCCTGGCCAAGTTGATGTTCTCTGGGAGGTTAATTAGTGCCAAACTTCTTTCTCGTCTCATTTTGTTGTGGTATAATCCAGTGACAGAAGAGGATACTCAACTTAGACACTGTCTGGGAGTTTTCTTCCCTTTATTTGCTTATGCAAATAG GACTAATCAGGAATGTTTTGAGGAAGCCTTTCTTCCAACTCTGCGAACACTCTTTAATGCTCCTGCATCTTcacctttggctgaagtagataTTGCTAATGTTTCTGAACTGTTACTGGACCTGACAAGACCAAGTGGATTGaatcctcaggccaaaaagtccCAGGATTACCAA GATTTAACAGTGCATGATAGCTTAGCCGTGAAAATCTGCAATGAGATCTTGATAGACCCAACTGCACCAGATGTTCGTATTTATGCGAAAGCCTTGAGTTCATTAGAACTTAGCAAATATTTCACAAAAGATCTTCTGGTTCTACTTGACGAGATCCTTGAG AAGGTCAAAGATAAGTTGTGTCAAAGAGTGATTGAGAAATTCAAGATAAATTTAAGCAAAGGAAATGATATAGACAAAGACTGCTCTGAAGTAGAACAGGAAACTGGCACCACAACATCTGAGCATGTTAATCCAAATGAGGAAG aaaagaataaaaaagttgATCAAAGTCCTGTTAATGAACATAAAGATTATGCAGCTGCAAAGCAGAAATCTACAAGAAGCAAAGCTACTAGAG GGCAGAGAAAAGTAAACACAGGGGCAAGGTCTGTGAACACAAGAAGAAATCGTAAAACGGTAGCGTCTGACAGTGAAAG CGGCGATGAAGTTCCAGAACCAGTTATATTGCCAAGTTCAAGACCTTCAAGACGAGCAAAAACAGCAGCACTTGAGAAAACTCGAATGAATCTCTCAAAGCTTCTGAATGTAGAAGCAGATGATTGA